The sequence TAATAAAAATTTATATAACGGATTTTTGCCTGAACAGGCAATTCATTGGAGGACAGTGCGTAATTCTTTAAAAAGATTGAATGATAAAGGAAGTTTATTGATATTATCTCATCCTTATAATTTATATGATGAATTTATAAATATGAATTTAATAAAAAAAATAAAGTCTTATGGATTTCATGTTCTAACGATAGATACTATGGAAAAAGAAAAAATAAACATCTATGCTAGTCAACTCCCAAAGAAAATGTTTTGGACTTTTGGAAGAGAGATGATTGGAGCAGGATTATATGCACAGCAAGAATTAAATATAGATGGAGTCATCTATTTATCTTCATTTGCTTGTGGATTAGACTCCTTTATTGCGGATTATATTGAGAGAAATATAAGAAGAGAGGGATTGCTTCCCTATATGTTATTGACGATAGATGAACAGACAGGACAAGCAGGTATAGATACAAGAATTGAAGCGTTTATTGATATGATAGAAAGGAGGAAATTCAATGATGGTGACTTTTCCTCATATGGGAAATTTGTATATAGGAATTAAAGCATTATTAGAAGATTTAAAAGTAGATTTTGTAATCCCTCCATTTGCAAATGATAATACTTTAGAACTTGGATCTTCCCATGCTTCGGAACATATGTGTACTCCGCTAAAATTAAATATTGGAAATTATATTCAAAGTATTGAAAAAGGAGCAGATACAATATTGATTACTGGAAGTAATGGACCTTGTCGTTTTGGATAT is a genomic window of Garciella nitratireducens DSM 15102 containing:
- a CDS encoding acyl-CoA dehydratase activase-related protein — protein: MKIGIPRGLLYYRYIPLWKTFYEELGYEVVISPKTNKMILDLGIKSCVDEACLPIKIFHGHVEFIKNKVDFLFMPRVTSIFYKEFNCPKIIGVPEMVIHSIDNLPKIIQPIFNFYSKRSNNNKNKIIQEMIGPLEVEFKKARIAFRKGMNQLEIYNKNLYNGFLPEQAIHWRTVRNSLKRLNDKGSLLILSHPYNLYDEFINMNLIKKIKSYGFHVLTIDTMEKEKINIYASQLPKKMFWTFGREMIGAGLYAQQELNIDGVIYLSSFACGLDSFIADYIERNIRREGLLPYMLLTIDEQTGQAGIDTRIEAFIDMIERRKFNDGDFSSYGKFVYRN